Proteins found in one Apostichopus japonicus isolate 1M-3 chromosome 16, ASM3797524v1, whole genome shotgun sequence genomic segment:
- the LOC139981998 gene encoding uncharacterized protein — translation MAYRSAEHESTGFSPAEIMLGRMVTLPLSAQLPRLPDETDSPRKPTPKYVLELDKTMHRIHEIARGKLKLASDKQRKFHDKGAYNQEFTQGDLIWLLNTKRKRGISPKLQKRWDGPGKILKKLSDVIYRVKMRPKKKPQVVHHNRLKPYIGEDPPLWLLRKPSISEAPQQTVTEVENLQKQ, via the coding sequence ATGGCTTATCGCTCCGCGGAGCATGAAAGCACCGGGTTTTCACCGGCTGAAATCATGCTGGGAAGGATGGTTACCTTGCCGTTAAGCGCCCAACTCCCCAGGCTACCCGACGAGACGGACAGTCCCCGTAAGCCTACCCCTAAATATGTACTGGAGTTAGATAAGaccatgcacagaatacatGAGATTGCAAGAGGGAAGCTAAAACTAGCCAGTGATAAACAAAGGAAGTTTCACGATAAAGGTGCATACAACCAGGAGTTTACTCAGGGGGATTTGATATGGCTGCTAAACACCAAGAGGAAAAGAGGGATTTCCCCTAAACTCCAGAAACGTTGGGACGGGCCAGGAAAAATTCTGAAGAAACTCTCAGATGTCATATATCGTGTTAAAATGCGACCTAAGAAGAAACCGCAGGTAGTTCATCACAACCGTCTGAAGCCTTATATCGGAGAGGATCCGCCCCTGTGGTTGTTACGGAAGCCTTCGATCAGCGAAGCTCCTCAGCAAACGGTCACCGAGGTGGAAAATCTACAAAAACAGTAG
- the LOC139982248 gene encoding uncharacterized protein: MRLYQIVILIVVVACNLNLVTSRTLKSGTIEGSFKSIQNGKRDAESTPLDADISTTASVPPTASMTTLCHVSQNDSTGSARPCTDPVGSLELVQRIRRQSGALNDRALCQWTYSRNTNLGRIPVDIWEAQCVPSESTDTHSCWRVTSQMLVLYRGECINGANTYTLGLEAIVTSCVPTYPSNS, from the exons ATGCGTTTGTATCAA ATCGTAATATTGATCGTAGTGGTTGCATGCAACCTGAACCTGGTCACCAGTCGGACTTTGAAGAGCGGAACGATTGAAGGGTCATTTAAGTCTATTCAGAATGGGAAAAGAGACGCTGAATCGACACCATTAGATGCCGACATTTCAACTACAGCCAGTGTGCCACCGACTGCATCAATGACCACTCTTTGTCATGTATCTCAAAACGACAGTACCGGTTCCGCGAGACCATGCACAGATCCCGTTGGTAGTTTAGAATTAGTACAGAGAATCAGAAGACAATCGGGAGCTCTTAACGATCGCGCTCTTTGTCAGTGGACTTACTCGAGGAACACGAATTTAGGACG AATCCCAGTTGATATTTGGGAAGCCCAATGTGTGCCGTCAGAAAGCACAGATACTCATTCCTGTTGGAGGGTTACATCTCAAATGTTAGTCCTTTATCGTGGTGAATGTATCAACGGCGCTAATAC GTACACTCTGGGGTTAGAAGCCATTGTCACTTCCTGCGTCCCTACATATCCTAGTAATTCGTAA